One stretch of Desulfobacterales bacterium DNA includes these proteins:
- a CDS encoding cold-shock protein codes for MIQGTVKWFNEIKGFGFIEQANGPDVFVHHSAIKATGFRKLNEGDKVLFEIEKGTKGPAAVNVSIN; via the coding sequence ATGATTCAAGGAACTGTCAAATGGTTTAATGAAATCAAAGGATTCGGATTTATTGAGCAAGCCAATGGGCCGGATGTATTTGTTCATCATTCAGCCATCAAAGCAACCGGTTTTAGAAAACTCAATGAGGGCGATAAAGTTTTATTTGAGATTGAAAAAGGAACAAAAGGTCCTGCAGCTGTCAACGTTAGCATAAACTAA